Proteins from a genomic interval of Calypte anna isolate BGI_N300 chromosome 19, bCalAnn1_v1.p, whole genome shotgun sequence:
- the INTS2 gene encoding integrator complex subunit 2 translates to MAECSGLQFVSPYAFEAMQKVDVLRLAALSDPELRLLLPCLVRMALCAPADQSQSWAQDKKLILRLLSGVEAVNSIVALLSVDFHALEQDASKEQQLRHKLGGGSGESILVSQLQHGLTLEFEHSDSPRRLRLVLSELLAIMNKVSESNGEFFLKSSELFESPVYLEEAADVLCILQAELPSLLPIVDVAEALLHVKNGAWFLCLLVANVPDSFNEVCRGLIKNGERQDEESVGGRRRTEALRHLCKMNPSQALRVRGMVVEECHLPGLGVALTLDHTKNEGSDDGVSDLVCFVSGLLLGTNAKVRTWFGTFIRNGQQRKRDNISSVLWQMRRQLLLELMGILPTVRSTHIVEEADADTEPNVSVYSGLKEEHVVKASALLRLYCALMGIAGLKPTDEEAEQLLQLMTSRPPATPAGVRFVSLSFCMLLAFSTLVSTPEQEQLMVMWLSWMIKEEAYFESISGVSASFGEMLLLVAMYFHSNQLSAIIELVCSTLGMKIVIKPSSLSRMKTIFTQEIFTEQVVTAHAVRVPVTGNLSANITGFLPIHCIYQLLKSRSFTKHKVSIKDWIYRQLCETTTPLHPQLLSLIDVYINSILTPASKSNPEATNQPVTEQEILNVFQGLSGGENTRLAPRYSITTQLLVLYYVLSYEEALLASTKILAAMQKKPKSYSSALMDQIPIKYLIRQAQGLQQELGGLHSALLRLLATNYPHLCIVEDWICEEQITGTDALLRRMLLTNTAKNHSPKQLQEAFSMLPGNHTQLMQILEHLTLLSAGELIPYAEVLTANMNLLLDAGVPRRILQTVNKLWMVLNTVMPRRLWVMTVNALQPSGKVVRQQKYTQNDLMIDPLIVLRCDQRVHRSPPLMDITLHMLNGYLLASKAYLNAHLKETAEQDIRPSQNNAMGPEAPEVTREELKNALLAAQDSAAVQILLEICLPTEEEKAQSSNIHSLLKSVHNTTGSKSPELEEEEDSLLCNLREVQCLICCLLHQMYIADPNIVKLVHFQGYPCELLALTVAGIPSMHICLDFIPELIAQPELEKQIFAIQLLSFLCIQYALPKSLSVARLAINVMGTLLTVLTQSKRYVFFMPTLPCLVSFCQAFPPLYDDIMSLLIQIGQVCASDVATQTRDFDPIITRLQQLKEKPNEVSGLCKDSSNKSCSRDVASTDPDVRLCQCVENTIIEIINMSVSGV, encoded by the exons ATGGCGGAGTGCTCGGGACTGCAGTTCGTCAGCCCCTACGCCTTCGAGGCGATGCAGAAGGTGGATGTGCTGCGGCTCGCCGCTCTCAGCGACCCCGAGctgcggctgctgctgccctgcctggtGCGCATGGCTCTCTGCGCTCCCGCCGACCAGAGCCAGAGCTGGGCGCAGGATAAGAAGCTGATCCTGCGGCTGCTCTCGGGGGTGGAAGCGGTGAACTCCATCGTGGCTTTGCTTTCCGTCGATTTCCACGCCCTGGAGCAGGACgccagcaaggagcagcagctccg GCAcaagctgggaggagggagtgGAGAAAGCATCCTGGTGTCTCAGCTGCAGCACGGGCTGACACTGGAGTTTGAACACAGCGATTCCCCGCGCCGCCTGCGCCTGGTGCTCAGTGAGTTACTGGCAATTATGAACAAG GTGTCAGAATCAAATGGTGAATTTTTTCTCAAATCTTCTGAGCTCTTCGAGAGTCCTGTTTacctggaggaggcagcagatgtTCTCTGCATTCTGCAAGCAG AGCTGCCCTCACTGTTACCCATAGTGGATGTGGCTGAAGCTCTGCTGCATGTTAAAAATGGAGCCTGGTTCCTCTGCCTTCTGGTGGCCAATGTTCCTGACAGCTTTAATGAGG TCTGTCGAGGTTTGATTAAGAATGGTGAGAGGCAGGATGAGGAAAGCGTCGGGGGCCGGCGCAGGACAGAAGCTCTTCGCCACCTCTGCAAAATGAACCCTTCCCAAGCCCTGAGGGTCAGAGGCATGGTG GTGGAAGAGTGTCACCTGCCGGGTCTTGGCGTGGCTTTGACCTTGGATCACACCAAAAATGAAGGTTCAGATGATGGAGTCAGTGACCTGGTGTGTTTTGTGAGTGGTTTGCTGCTTGGAACAAATGCAAAGGTTAGAACCTGGTTTGGGACTTTCATCCGAAATGGCCAACAG agaaaaagagataatATCAGTTCTGTGCTTTGGCAAATGAggaggcagctgctcctggagctcATGGGAATCCTCCCCACGGTTCGCAGCACACACATTGTTGAAGAAGCAGATGCTGATACAGAGCCAAACGTGTCTGTGTACTCAGGACTGAAGGAAGAGCACGTGGTGAAAGCCAGCGCATTGTTACGCCTCTATTGTGCTCTGATGGGAATTGCTGGCCTGAA GCCAACTGATGAagaagctgagcagctgctgcagctgatgaCCAGTCGCCCTCCTGCAACTCCAGCGGGTGTTCGCTTtgtctctctttccttctgtaTGCTGCTGGCCTTCTCCACCCTTGTCAG cacccCAGAACAGGAGCAGCTGATGGTGATGTGGCTGAGTTGGATGATAAAGGAAGAAGCTTACTTTGAAAG CATTTCTGGTGTGTCTGCTTCTTTTGGGGAGATGCTTCTCCTGGTAGCCATGTATTTCCATAGTAATCAGCTCAGTGCTATCATTGAACTGGTCTGCTCCACCTTGGGAATGAAG ATTGTTATtaagcccagctccctcagcagaATGAAGACAATCTTCACACAGGAGATTTTCACTGAACAg GTTGTTACAGCCCATGCTGTTCGTGTGCCTGTCACAGGCAATCTCAGTGCCAACATTACTGGGTTTTTACCTATTCACTGCATTTACCAGCTGCTGAAAAGTCGCTCATTCACCAAGCACAAAGTCTCCATTAAG GACTGGATCTATCGGCAGCTCTGTGAAACCACCACTCCCCTCCATCCTCAGCTGCTTTCTCTCATTGATGTCTACATTAACTCTATTCTTACTCCTGCATCTAAATCCAACCCAGAGGCCACAAATCAACCTGTCACAGAACAGGAGATACTGAATGTTTTTCAAGGACTCTCTGGG GGAGAAAACACTCGTCTTGCTCCAAGATACAGCATCACAACACAGCTGCTTGTCCTCTACTATGTCCTGTCCTATGAAGAAGCACTTCTGGCAAGCACAAAGATACTGG CTGCTATGCAGAAAAAGCCCAAGTCTTACTCTTCAGCATTGATGGATCAGATTCCAATCAAGTACCTCATCCGACAGGCACAAGGACTGCAGCAGGAACTGGGAG GTTTGCATTCTGCACTCCTACGCCTTCTTGCAACCAACTACCCCCACCTCTGCATTGTGGAAGACTGGATCTGTGAGGAACAGATCACAGGCACTGATGCCTTGCTGAGGAGGATGCTTCTTACAAACACTGCAAAGAATCACTCTCCCAAACAGCTGCAGGAAG cattttccaTGCTGCCTGGAAATCATACCCAGCTGATGCAGATCTTAGAGCATTTAACTCTTCTCTCAGCTGGGGAATTGATCCCATATGCAGAAGTGTTGACAGCAAATATGAATCTCTTGCTGGATGCTGGAGTCCCTCGGAGGATTCTTCAGACTGTCAATAAACTCTGGATGGTTCTTAACACTGTGATGCCAAGGAG GTTGTGGGTGATGACTGTTAATGCTCTGCAGCCTTCAGGAAAAGTGGTCAGACAGCAGAAATACACTCAGAATGATCTGATGATTGATCCTTTGATTGTACTGAGATGTGATCAGAGAGTTCATAG GAGTCCTCCTCTGATGGATATAACTTTGCACATGTTGAATGGATATTTGCTTGCTTCAAAAGCTTACCTCAATGCTCAcctaaaagaaacagcagagcaggacattAGGCCATCCCAGAACAATGCAATGGGTCCAGAGGCCCCAGAAGTTACAagggaagaattaaaaaatgcattgctTGCTGCTCAG GACAGTGCTGCAGTGCAGATTCTTCTAGAGATCTGCTTACctacagaagaagagaaagcccAGAGCAGCAATATCCACAGTTTGCTAAAGAGTGTTCATAACACCACAGGCTCCAAGAGCCCAGAACTAGAAGAGGAAGAGGACAGCTTGCTGTGTAACCTTCGAGAGGTTCAGTGCCtcatctgctgcctgctgcatcAGATGTACATTGCTGATCCCAACATAGTCAAACTGGTTCATTTCCAG GGTTATCCGTGTGAGCTCCTGGCACTGACAGTGGCAGGGATTCCATCAATGCACATCTGCCTGGATTTCATTCCTGAGCTTATTGCCCAGCCTGAACTTGAAAAACAG ATCTTTGCCATCCAGTTACTGTCATTTCTGTGTATCCAGTATGCTCTACCAAAATCCCTCAGTGTGGCTCGTTTAGCCATCAACGTGATGGGAACCCTGCTCACAG TTCTGACCCAGTCAAAACGTTATGTTTTTTTTATGCCAACCCTGCCTTGTTTGGTGTCATTCTGTCaagcttttcctcctctgtatGATGACATCATGTCTCTGCTGATACAAATAGGACAGGTTTGTGCCTCTGATGTTGCTACTCAGACCAGAGACTTCGACCCAATTATTACAC GTCTCCAGCAACTCAAGGAGAAACCAAATGAGGTTTCAGGACTTTGTAAAGATTCATCTAACAAAAGTTGCTCCAGGGATGTTGCGAGCACGGACCCCGATGTTCGGTTATGCCAGTGTGTTGAAAACACCATCATTGAAATCATCAACATGAGTGTAAGTGGGGTTTag